A single Danio aesculapii chromosome 19, fDanAes4.1, whole genome shotgun sequence DNA region contains:
- the epn1b gene encoding epsin-1 — MTHSMLRRQLKNLVQNFSEAEVKVREATSNDPWGPSSSQMADISDLTYNVVACNEILAMLWKRLNDDKNWRHVYKALTLLEYLLKTGSDRVPQQSVENIHIIKALSEYRFTDKDGKDQGVNVREKAKIVMVLIEDEEKRKEERDFAMKTKDKLTKAPNVSSATAPEKEKPEIPPYTGLPSLDNIPSVADLTAEMAKKKEEQKRLEAEKKEAERRAKEGDTEPDLWEKAATAQPPSGSDPWGAPSEPSNESATNDPWGAPSVEAKESSPATNDPWGGSADGTNGSAPPSNDPWGGSADNGSPPVSSDPWGESTNTEKSSPPAAGDPWGDSAGVLEEKAPVKNDPWGASAESPKDSDGQTSDPWGASADSVQDSAPAASDPWGAPMEASPTASDPFGNTSKADNDPWGTAATSPPIANDPWGAPSVPADAMTNNDPFGDGGKSDPWGVSSENGNNATKPAEETKKSSFLGDGASLVDLDSLMSVKPKPKQPPLSAIPTQKAPVSSFPGYLPATCMIPPLGANISSAGASSAQPSNCSYFGFNTMASSSGGLLPINTDFGMPVTNMATQNASLSVPNIGLSMANPHMATSMLQPSTGGTFIGEFSSLSLTGTPVTQQAPVSHQSSLVWGTGTGAAGKGNKIF; from the exons ATGACTCACTCAATGCTGCGACGACAACTGAAAAACCTTGTTCAGAACTTCTCTGAAGCAGAGGTCAAG GTTCGAGAAGCGACCTCTAATGACCCCTGGGGGCCGTCCAGCTCTCAGATGGCCGACATCTCGGACCTGACCTACAATGTGGTGGCCTGCAATGAGATTTTAGCCATGCTTTGGAAACGTCTCAATGATGACAAGAACTGGAGGCATGTGTACAAG GCTTTAACACTACTTGAGTATCTATTGAAAACTGGCTCCGACCGAGTCCCTCAGCAGAGTGTGGAGAACATCCACATTATCAAAGCTCTATCAGAGTATCGCTTTACAGACAAGGATGGAAAAGACCAG GGGGTGAATGTGAGAGAGAAGGCTAAAATAGTGATGGTGCTGATCGAGGATGAGGAGAAGCGGAAAGAGGAGAGAGACTTTGCTATGAAGACAAAAGACAAGCTGACGAAGGCTCCCAATG TCTCCTCAGCTACGGCACCAGAGAAGGAAAAGCCAGAGATTCCACCATATACAGGGCTGCCCTCCCTGGACAACATCCCATCAGTAGCAGACTTGACCGCTGAGATGGCCAAGAAAAAAGAAGAACAGAAACGCCTGGAGGCGGAGAAGAAAGAAGCAGAAAGACGG GCGAAGGAGGGAGACACGGAGCCAGATCTCTGGGAAAAAGCAGCGACAGCACAGCCTCCGTCTGGCTCAGACCCCTGGGGAGCCCCATCTGAACCATCCAACGAATCTGCGACCAACGACCCATGGGGAGCTCCATCCGTTGAGGCGAAGGAATCCAGCCCGGCTACCAATGATCCTTGGGGAGGATCTGCTGACGGGACAAACGGATCCGCACCACCATCCAATGATCCATGGGGAGGATCTGCTGATAACGGTTCTCCACCGGTCTCCAGTGATCCTTGGGGAGAATCTACAAATACAGAGAAGAGTTCTCCACCTGCTGCTGGCGACCCGTGGGGTGACTCTGCTGGGGTACTAGAGGAAAAAGCCCCAGTGAAAAATGACCCATGGGGAGCTTCAGCCGAATCGCCGAAAGACTCTGACGGGCAGACATCCGATCCTTGGGGGGCATCAGCAGACAGTGTGCAGGATTCAGCACCGGCGGCCTCTGACCCTTGGGGGGCGCCAATGGAGGCTTCACCTACTGCGTCTGATCCATTTGGCAACACTTCAAAAGCGGATAATGACCCTTGGGGAACAGCAG CAACTTCTCCTCCCATTGCGAATGACCCATGGGGAGCCCCATCAGTACCAGCTGATGCCATGACCAATAATGACCCTTTTGGAGATGGAGGCAAATCAGACCCCTGGGGGGTTTCCTCTGAGAACG GTAACAACGCAACAAAACCTGCTGAAGAGACTAAAAAGTCCTCCTTCCTCGGAGACGGTGCTTCATTGGTGGACTTGGACTCTCTTATGTCAGTCAAGCCCAAACCCAAACAGCCTCCTCTCAGCGCCATCCCAACCCAAAAAGCCCCTG TTTCATCCTTCCCAGGTTATTTGCCAGCCACATGCATGATCCCACCACTGGGCGCCAATATATCCAGTGCAGGCGCTTCTTCTGCACAGCCTTCAAACTGCAGTTATTTCGGTTTTAACACCATGGCATCCAGCTCCGGTGGCCTGTTGCCCATAAACACAGATTTCGGGATGCCGGTCACCAATATGGCAACCCAGAATGCAAGTCTCTCAGTGCCTAACATTGGTCTTTCCATGGCTAATCCTCATATGGCGACTAGCATGCTTCAACCCAGCACTGGTGGCACTTTTATTGGTGAGTTTTCTTCCCTGTCCCTCACAGGAACGCCTGTTACCCAACAAGCTCCAGTTTCTCATCAGTCTTCATTGGTTTGGGGCACTGGAACCGGGGCAGCCGGGAAAGGAAATAAAATTTTTTGA
- the necap1 gene encoding adaptin ear-binding coat-associated protein 1, translating to MASEGEYESILCVKPDVNVYRIPPRASNRGYRAADWKLDAPDWMGRMRITAKGKVAFIKLEDKVSGELFAQAPINEYPGIAVETVSDSSRYFVLRIQDDNGRSAFIGVGFADRGDAFDFNVSLQDHFKWVKQENEISKNSQAADSGPKLDLGFKEGQTITLNIGQGKKRDKPRPQSSGGLGLLPPPPGGKIAPPPLSNHNTVQPTGGAQTACLLELDSSNSNTVVQSNPSSDLWGDFSSSASSVPASAPRQEPSSGNWVQF from the exons ATGGCGTCCGAAGGGGAATACGAGTCGATTCTGTGCGTGAAACCAGATGTCAATGTTTACCGCATCCCGCCGCGGGCGTCGAATCGCGGATACAG GGCGGCGGACTGGAAGTTGGACGCTCCTGACTGGATGGGCCGGATGCGCATAACAGCTAAGGGGAAAGTGGCTTTTATTAAACTGGAGGACAAAGTCTCAG GTGAGCTGTTTGCTCAAGCACCAATAAATGAGTATCCTGGCATTGCTGTGGAGACGGTCAGTGATTCCAGTCGCTATTTTGTTCTCCGAATACAGGATGACAATG GTCGGAGTGCGTTCATTGGTGTTGGATTTGCAGACAGAGGTGATGCTTTTGACTTCAATGTTTCCCTGCAGGATCATTTCAA GTGGGTGAAACAGGAGAATGAAATCAGCAAAAATTCTCAGGCTGCAGACTCAGGACCCAAACTGGACCTAGGTTTTAAAGAAGGACAGACCATCACACTGAATATCGGG CAAGGTAAAAAGAGGGACAAGCCCCGCCCCCAGAGCTCAGGAGGCCTGGGACTCCTCCCTCCCCCTCCAGGAGGAAAGATTGCTCCGCCTCCTTTGTCCAATCACAACACAGTACAGCCAACAGGAGGAGCACAGACAG CATGTTTATTAGAACTGGACAGCAGTAACTCTAATACAGTGGTTCAGTCCAACCCCAGCTCTGACCTCTGGGGAGACTTCTCTAGCTCTGCAAG CTCTGTACCCGCTTCAGCACCACGTCAAGAACCCTCTTCTGGAAACTGGGTTcagttctga